A genome region from Funiculus sociatus GB2-C1 includes the following:
- a CDS encoding DedA family protein, which yields MVEWITNTMQSLGYIGIGLLMFLENLFPPIPSELIMPLAGFTVAKGNMNFVLAVTAGVIGTMLGALPWYYVGKLVGEENLKRLANKYGKWIGLSSKDIDKADNWFDKHGGKAVFYGRLVPGVRTLISLPAGISGMPLVPFLLYSTLGTTLWVGLLTYAGYALGDNYELVEQYLGPVSKIVFVVLVVAFVIWLVMKRKKKQT from the coding sequence ATGGTTGAATGGATAACCAACACAATGCAATCTCTGGGCTATATCGGAATAGGACTGCTGATGTTTTTGGAGAACCTATTCCCTCCTATTCCCTCAGAATTGATCATGCCGCTAGCAGGTTTTACGGTGGCAAAAGGGAATATGAACTTTGTGCTGGCGGTTACAGCCGGAGTGATAGGAACTATGTTGGGAGCACTGCCCTGGTACTATGTGGGCAAACTCGTAGGCGAGGAAAATTTAAAGCGATTAGCCAACAAGTATGGCAAGTGGATTGGGCTATCCAGCAAGGATATCGACAAGGCAGATAATTGGTTTGATAAGCACGGCGGTAAAGCAGTGTTTTACGGACGCTTGGTTCCGGGAGTTCGCACTTTAATTTCGCTTCCGGCAGGCATCAGCGGTATGCCGTTGGTGCCTTTTTTACTGTACTCAACCCTTGGCACTACATTATGGGTGGGTTTGCTGACTTATGCCGGATACGCCCTGGGAGACAACTATGAGCTTGTGGAGCAGTATCTTGGCCCGGTTTCTAAAATTGTGTTTGTGGTTCTAGTTGTTGCTTTTGTTATCTGGCTTGTGATGAAACGGAAGAAGAAACAAACTTAG
- a CDS encoding DUF3370 domain-containing protein — protein MLPFLLLFLLAQEPTPAPKEVVQPQEVFPLPGKLDKVPVFNSNSPELVQTEGILLSTFPPTGKISNAHLNLPLQGRFDVFAHHIAKAATPEDLRTLYLGIIVHNPGTKAVTVDILQAASYLSQPDAPFVPMPSVQENPLGTVYAGPGDRVSNDILRGIRQAGFPAQLVIPPGQSKLLLNQPIPVKTLTPPLNGRSTLMRLHSDADVYIASLGMYARQNPDGSERAPTLSEWQTLLNSGRLAGPRDRAPTPPERSNGQFLYGRVAGVAQGSVWKARLVEVPSALHRSIPPRGSAFSYALNTLPRGTLGTNQSQSAPMKVRYPDTAYRAHGNYGIHYSLSLPLINDTSDAQTVTVAIQTPIKQDQLQGGLRFLEPPAPQVFFRGTVQIRYNDDRGLPQIRYLHLVQRRGQQGEPLVTLKMPPGDTRLVQVDFLYPPDATPPQVLTVRTQANSSEDALVR, from the coding sequence TTGCTGCCATTTTTACTACTTTTTCTTCTTGCCCAAGAACCAACACCTGCACCAAAAGAAGTGGTGCAACCTCAAGAGGTTTTCCCATTACCAGGAAAACTGGATAAGGTGCCAGTTTTTAATAGCAATAGCCCGGAATTGGTGCAGACAGAGGGGATTTTGCTGTCTACATTTCCCCCTACTGGCAAAATTTCAAATGCTCACTTAAATTTGCCACTCCAGGGACGCTTTGATGTGTTTGCCCACCACATCGCTAAGGCGGCGACTCCAGAAGACTTGCGGACTCTTTATCTGGGGATAATCGTGCATAATCCCGGTACGAAGGCGGTGACGGTGGATATCTTGCAGGCGGCGAGTTATCTAAGTCAGCCGGATGCGCCGTTTGTACCGATGCCATCTGTGCAGGAGAATCCCTTGGGTACAGTTTACGCTGGCCCAGGCGATCGCGTAAGTAATGACATCTTACGGGGCATCCGTCAGGCAGGTTTTCCCGCCCAGTTAGTCATTCCACCAGGGCAAAGTAAACTGTTGTTAAATCAGCCGATTCCGGTGAAGACGCTAACGCCGCCGTTGAATGGTCGCTCTACGTTGATGCGGCTGCACAGCGACGCGGATGTATATATTGCTAGTTTAGGGATGTATGCGCGGCAAAATCCTGATGGCAGTGAAAGAGCGCCAACGTTGTCAGAATGGCAGACGCTGTTAAATAGTGGTCGTTTAGCAGGGCCGCGCGATCGCGCTCCCACACCACCAGAACGAAGCAACGGTCAATTTCTCTACGGTCGTGTTGCTGGTGTTGCCCAAGGTTCTGTGTGGAAAGCTAGGCTAGTGGAAGTTCCATCTGCCCTGCATCGCAGCATTCCCCCGCGAGGATCGGCGTTTTCCTATGCTTTGAATACTCTGCCTCGTGGCACACTAGGCACCAACCAGAGTCAAAGTGCGCCAATGAAAGTGCGTTATCCAGACACCGCCTATCGCGCTCACGGCAACTATGGCATTCACTACAGCTTGAGTTTACCGTTAATCAATGACACTAGCGACGCCCAAACTGTGACTGTGGCTATCCAAACACCGATCAAACAGGATCAGCTGCAAGGGGGACTGCGTTTTTTGGAACCACCCGCACCGCAAGTCTTTTTCCGTGGTACTGTTCAGATCCGCTACAACGATGACCGAGGTTTGCCGCAAATTCGTTACCTGCATTTAGTACAGCGTCGCGGTCAACAGGGAGAACCTTTGGTAACGTTGAAGATGCCACCAGGGGATACACGTTTGGTGCAAGTAGACTTTCTCTATCCCCCAGATGCTACCCCGCCCCAGGTTTTGACTGTGAGAACGCAAGCAAATTCGTCCGAAGATGCTCTTGTTAGATGA